In Microplitis mediator isolate UGA2020A chromosome 2, iyMicMedi2.1, whole genome shotgun sequence, a single window of DNA contains:
- the LOC130663693 gene encoding uncharacterized protein LOC130663693 encodes MTLPENAVVTGVTLGQSLRGRTIDDNGDFNDNMDEIVKSSQCHGSTTDLVHGHSNLQPSTSLIGKNNELSKSCEHKIVFGGTAESSDQIQHVVPFVDLQAIVTDQNSPQPIRGIGWYYRGHPGYGGYLAVKIFK; translated from the exons ATGACTTTACCAGAAAATGCAGTTGTTACAG gTGTTACGCTGGGTCAATCATTGCGCGGCCGTACTATTGATGACAATGGCGATTTCAATGATAATATGGATGAAATTGTAAAAAGTAGTCAATGCCATGGAAG TACCACTGACTTGGTGCATGGTCATTCAAATCTTCAGCCATCTACGTCTTTGATAGGAAAGAATAACGAACTCAGTAAATCATGCGAACATAAAATAGTATTTGGTGGAACTGCTGAGAGTTCAGATCAAATACAACACGTTGTTCCGTTTGTTGATTTACAGGCGATCGTTACCGATCAAAATTCACCTCAGCCTATTCGTGGAATCGGCTGGTATTATCGCGGTCATCCTGGCTACGGAGGATACTTGGCTGTAaagattttcaaataa
- the LOC130663533 gene encoding polyamine-transporting ATPase 13A3 has translation MGISVTRKLKRLSCCESGTRGNGLSQFKKGVDYINPGEEDQMEIYGYRRSTIFTIITWFLIVATGGLLRLVFHWVPHLMVRATHSKCSLDEADTVLLIERFQGKHACYYVKKLKTLTAADVSKKALDSETLIDESWNDSARVNSTDLAGVITIDDTLKLSVHLHSGHFKRVSSILMFTCKKLVYIWDNERGEFRKIAGLDTGVSTSTLHQMPGLTSQEQFLRRSVYGKNEIKIPMKSFIHLLCLEALNPFYVFQLFSFGLWIADDYFYYGLAVMTMSGFGITMAVIQTRRNQQKLSSTVHSSDVATVMRDRTTGKTDSIPSDRLVPGDILVIPSHGCLMPCDAVLLTGTCILNESMLTGESVPVTKTPVPSSADMIYDTKEHARHTLFCGTKVIQTRYFEGEKVLAVIIRTGFTTSKGGLVRSIMYPPPVDFKFEQDSYKFVKILACIAAVSAIYTAITKSMRGIPARDIILEALDLITVVVPPALPAAMTVGRLVAQNRLEKKRIYCTSPRAINVSGSIDCICFDKTGTLTEDGLDMWGVVPATERNFFIPVKSISSLPAAELLFGMVSCHEITIIDGSLVGDPLDLKMFESTGWTLEEPDVSDNTKFSMMFPTIVRPPKNSRLLQTQELLPGMSSAHQNSIAISEIGIIRQFPFTSSLQRMSVITRTLGATHYDLYCKGSPEMIQSLSRPESIPANFSSVLQEYTSEGYRVIAMGHKLLNKLTYAKVQRLSRESAESDLHFLGFVILENRLKQETTPVIEELNRASIKTVMVTGDNMLTALSVARDCEMIQSGMPVIAVTAVQTGQQKPQLYYTHSDHTVSSPIPSSISEMTDLNSIISLKTIESGSFVRTGGFYLPGDCHKHSTNKYVFAVDGKTWAIIKQYYPELLPKITTRGAIFARMLPDQKQQLVQELQGLGYYVAMVGDGANDCGALKAAHTGISLSDTESSVASPFTSRETNISCLQSVIREGRAALTTSFGIFKYMAAYSLTQFVSVMILYDIDSNLTDFEFLYIDLLITSVFAFFLPRTQAYDGPLVKDPPPTSLVSTSSILSIALQMILVTGFQCLSYWNLKQYDWYKQFNVEESEDKDDVSCLENYTIFIISSMQYIILAATFSKGHPYRKSVFTNHGLLASFILMSMFSSYLAICPFDWLAHQFELVMPPETSFRVRLVLYGAANLIIALIVECFIVDYLISGKLRYRWHNVDKSKRKFLAIERDMLKNTKWPPLTQEPPTPDVAVPNSIRRNTVTEIKQEKHIPP, from the exons ATGGGAATCAGTGTAACCCGCAAATTAAAACGACTAAGTTGTTGTGAATCAG gTACGAGGGGCAATGGGCTTTCGCAGTTTAAAAAAGGAGTGGATTATATTAATCCTGGTGAAGAAGATCAGATGGAAATCTAtgg ATACCGTAGGAGTACAATCTTTACAATAATCACTTGGTTCCTGATAGTAGCAACTGGTGGTCTCCTGCGTCTTGTATTCCATTGGGTACCGCATTTGATGGTACGAGCAACTCATTCAAAATGTTCACTCGATGAGGCTGATACTGTGTTGCTAATCGAAAGATTTCAAGGCAAACATGCTTGCTATTACGTGAAAAAACTAAAGACACTGACTGCTGCTGATGTATC taaaaaggCATTGGACAGTGAGACACTGATTGATGAATCCTGGAATGATTCGGCTAGAGTCAATTCAACGGATCTGGCTGGCGTGATAACTATTGATGATACTCTAAAACTGTCGGTTCACTTGCACAGCGGACATTTTAAACGCGTGTCCTCCATTTTGATGTTTACATGCAAAAAACTTGTTTATATCTGGGATAATGAACGAGGCGAATTTCGTAAGATAGCTGGTCTAGATACTGGTGTTTCTACGTCAACGTTACACCAAATGCCGGGTTTGACTTCTCAAGAACAATTTCTGAg acGCAGCGTTTACgggaaaaatgaaataaaaattccgaTGAAAAGTTTCATCCATTTATTGTGTCTCGAGGCACTGAATCCATTTTACGTCTTCCAATTATTCAGTTTCGGCTTGTGGATAGCTGACGATTACTTCTACTACGGTCTGGCAGTTATGACAATGTCTGGCTTCGGCATCACGATGGCCGTCATCCAAACCCGCCGC AACCAGCAAAAACTGAGTTCAACGGTCCATTCATCAGATGTAGCTACAGTTATGCGAGACCGTACGACTGGTAAAACAGATTCCATCCCGTCCGATCGTTTGGTTCCTGGCGACATCTTAGTGATACCCTCGCACGGTTGCCTTATGCCCTGTGACGCAGTTCTTCTTACAGGAACGTGTATCCTCAATGAGTCGATGTTAACTGGAGAATCCGTACCCGTCACCAAGACCCCGGTCCCATCGTCCGCGGATATGATATATGATACCAAAGAACACGCACGTCATACCCTCTTTTGCGGCACGAAAGTCATCCAAACTCGATACTTTGAAGGTGAAAAAGTCCTTGCTGTAATTATCCGCACGGGATTCACTACCAGCAAAGGAGGACTCGTGCGATCAATAATGTACCCGCCACCAGTGGACTTCAAATTCGAGCAAGATTCctataaatttgttaaaatccTGGCGTGTATCGCGGCAGTCAGCGCTATTTACACAGCGATAACCAAATCGATGCGCGGGATACCTGCTCGTGATATTATTCTAGAAGCACTTGATCTCATCACTGTTGTTGTTCCACCAGCGCTGCCTGCTGCTATGACAGTAGGGCGCCTGGTTGCTCAAAACCGACTTGAGAAGAAACGAATTTACTGCACAAGTCCTCGAGCTATCAATGTTTCGGGTTCTATTGACTGCATTTGCTTTGATAAAACTGGAACCCTTACGGAAGACGGTCTAGATATGTGGGGAGTAGTTCCGGCAACAGAAAGAAACTTTTTCATCCCTGTTAAGTCAATCAGCTCATTACCGGCCGCAGAACTACTATTCGGCATGGTAAGTTGCCATGAAATAACAATCATTGATGGATCATTGGTTGGAGATCCACTGGATCTAAAAATGTTCGAGTCAACCGGATGGACCCTCGAAGAGCCTGACGTATCGGATAACACCAAGTTCTCGATGATGTTTCCGACAATTGTTCGCCCTCCCAAAAATTCAAGGCTGTTACAAACTCAAGAACTGCTGCCGGGTATGTCCTCAGCTCATCAGAACTCAATCGCCATTTCGGAAATAGGTATCATAAGACAGTTTCCTTTCACATCAAGCTTACAGCGTATGAGTGTCATCACCCGGACGTTGGGTGCTACGCACTATGATCTCTACTGCAAAGGAAGTCCGGAAATGATCCAAAGTCTATCACGCCCAGAATCAATCCctgcaaatttttcttcagtTCTCCAGGAATACACCTCCGAAGGCTACCGTGTGATTGCTATGGGACACAAACTACTCAATAAATTAACTTACGCCAAAGTTCAGCGTCTGAGCCGTGAGTCTGCGGAAAGTGATCTCCATTTCCTGGGTTTCGTTATCCTAGAAAATCGACTTAAGCAAGAAACTACTCCAGTTATAGAAGAACTTAATCGGGCATCAATAAAGACAGTTATGGTTACTGGCGATAACATGCTGACGGCGTTATCTGTAGCACGTGATTGTGAAATGATACAATCAGGCATGCCAGTTATTGCTGTAACTGCGGTACAAACTGGTCAACAAAAGCCACAATTATATTACACCCATAGTGATCATACCGTTTCATCACCAATACCCTCAAGCATTAGCGAAATGACCGATTTGAATAGCATCATTTCGCTAAAAACAATCGAAAGTGGTTCATTCGTTCGCACAGGGGGATTCTATCTTCCAGGCGACTGCCACAAGCACAGTACTAACAAATATGTATTTGCAGTTGACGGTAAAACCTGGGCAATCATTAAACAATACTACCCAGAACTTCTTCCTAAAATAACAACGCGTGGTGCGATTTTCGCACGGATGTTACCAGATCAGAAGCAGCAACTGGTTCAAGAGTTACAGGGTCTCGGCTATTATGTTGCCATGGTCGGAGACGGAGCCAACGACTGTGGTGCCCTGAAGGCTGCTCACACTGGAATCTCACTCTCCGATACAGAGTCATCAGTAGCGTCACCGTTCACCAGCCGGGAAACAAATATCTCCTGCTTGCAGTCTGTTATCCGGGAAGGTCGTGCTGCATTGACCACCTCATTCGGCATCTTCAAGTACATGGCAGCTTATTCACTAACGCAATTCGTCTCAGTGATGATTTTATACGATATAGATTCAAATTTAACCGATTTCGAATTCTTGTACATCGACTTACTGATCACATCAGTGTTTGCATTCTTTCTACCCCGTACCCAGGCATATGATGGCCCACTTGTTAAAGATCCTCCGCCGACTAGTTTGGTCAGCACCTCATCAATACTGAGCATCGCTTTGCAAATGATTCTCGTCACCGGTTTCCAATGCTTAAGCTACTGGAATCTCAAGCAGTATGACTGGTACAAACAGTTTAATGTTGAAGAGAGTGAAGACAAAGATGACGTTTCCTGTTTAGAAAACTAtaccatttttattatcagttCAATGCAATATATCATACTAGCCGCAACGTTTTCTAAAGGTCATCCATATCGCAAAAGTGTTTTCACTAATCACGGATTGCTTGCGTCCTTCATTTTGATGTCAATGTTTTCTTCATACTTGGCTATCTGTCCTTTCGACTGGCTGGCTCATCAATTCGAACTGGTAATGCCACCAGAGACTTCATTCAGGGTCAGACTAGTCCTATATGGTGCAGCTAATTTGATTATTGCATTAATCGTTGAATGTTTCATCGTTGATTACCTGATTTCCGGCAAATTGCGCTACCGCTGGCACAATGTCGACAAATCAAAACGTAAATTTTTGGCAATAGAACGTGACATGTTGAAGAACACGAAATGGCCACCTTTGACACAAGAACCACCAACTCCAGATGTCGCAGTACCTAATTCGATAAGACGGAATACTGTTACGgaaataaaacaagagaagcaTATtcctccctga